In the Thiovulum sp. ES genome, one interval contains:
- a CDS encoding molecular chaperone (PFAM: Hsp70 protein): protein MAEELEFTEANGKTISIDFGTTNSVVSYFDKGQIEQVLFKKKKIIPTALFFEDSKKIVFGSRAIAKGAVKPELLLKEFKSDIGSSTKYTFAFNSDEVETKINFVIDTNIFIDAPEILKEFGKSDFVRLPNKVVDELHNLANNPDIEVSAKEAMKSIDDLKDSGNIFFEDSNLDILPDDLEKDTKNSENDNRVLSIAKTFTDLNPETYLITNDKGLKVKAEDVVGGIKTVSLIDFRALKGKEQVKNSSDLTITPKDASRIFLQHLKEESEKYLKDYIEKAVITVPANFNPSQITIIKEAGEEAGFGEVRIQKEPVSAGLSYAIESEADKRILVFDFGGGTLDCSILETEKNGKDIDIKVVGANGNNSLGGKDVTKKLTELIFEKILDEHDIDMFDKDESELSEKDYNTNVAFVLSSAENTKIELSEFEQTEIQISDFKTQNGNINLSYTITRREFESAITEIRKEALDVVKDLMSGLNFMADDIDEVVLAGGSSNIPSIRDSLIDTLGKTPSFTQDTSTVISKGGVIEAVRTWGSEDGIDDKSFESDEAIKDFGVAIRGHQFFELISEGTDLPVSFTKDFQTERDDQENINVEIYNRNSRVFGKSSRVFDKGVDFIDTIQFSGIPKAKAGELTIRVEFELGRDDTLLVSAEVFHRDGTKVDSRDISIKGNSDV from the coding sequence ATGGCAGAAGAGTTAGAATTCACAGAAGCAAATGGAAAAACAATCTCAATAGATTTTGGAACAACAAATTCAGTCGTCTCATATTTTGACAAGGGACAAATCGAGCAGGTTCTTTTCAAGAAAAAAAAGATTATTCCAACAGCACTATTTTTTGAAGATTCAAAAAAGATCGTTTTTGGTTCAAGAGCAATTGCAAAAGGTGCAGTAAAACCAGAACTCCTACTAAAAGAGTTTAAAAGTGATATTGGAAGTTCTACAAAATATACTTTTGCTTTTAATAGCGATGAGGTCGAAACTAAAATAAATTTTGTAATTGATACAAATATCTTTATTGATGCACCTGAAATTTTAAAAGAGTTTGGAAAGTCGGATTTTGTGAGATTGCCAAATAAAGTTGTTGATGAACTCCACAATTTAGCAAACAATCCAGATATCGAAGTTAGTGCAAAAGAGGCAATGAAAAGTATTGACGACTTAAAAGATTCTGGAAACATATTTTTTGAAGATAGCAATTTAGATATTTTGCCAGATGACTTGGAAAAAGATACGAAAAACAGTGAAAATGATAATCGTGTTTTGTCAATTGCTAAAACTTTTACAGATTTAAATCCAGAAACATATTTGATTACAAATGACAAAGGTTTAAAGGTAAAAGCAGAAGATGTTGTTGGTGGAATTAAAACAGTTTCGCTTATTGATTTTCGTGCTTTAAAAGGAAAAGAGCAAGTAAAAAATAGCAGTGATTTAACAATTACTCCAAAAGATGCTTCAAGAATTTTCTTGCAACATTTAAAAGAGGAGAGTGAGAAATATCTAAAAGATTACATTGAAAAAGCTGTAATTACTGTTCCTGCAAATTTCAATCCAAGTCAAATCACGATAATTAAAGAGGCTGGAGAAGAGGCAGGATTTGGTGAAGTTCGTATCCAAAAAGAGCCTGTTTCAGCTGGTTTATCCTATGCAATTGAGTCGGAAGCAGACAAACGAATTTTAGTTTTTGATTTTGGTGGCGGGACACTAGATTGTTCAATTTTGGAAACTGAGAAAAACGGCAAAGATATTGATATTAAAGTTGTTGGTGCTAATGGAAACAATTCACTCGGTGGAAAAGATGTAACAAAGAAATTGACTGAACTTATTTTTGAGAAAATTTTAGATGAACATGATATTGATATGTTTGACAAAGATGAGAGTGAATTATCTGAAAAAGATTACAACACAAATGTTGCTTTTGTTTTAAGTTCTGCCGAAAATACAAAAATTGAACTCTCTGAATTTGAACAAACGGAAATTCAGATTTCTGATTTTAAAACTCAAAACGGAAATATAAATTTAAGCTACACAATTACTCGAAGAGAGTTTGAGAGCGCAATTACTGAAATTCGGAAAGAGGCTCTTGATGTTGTTAAAGATTTAATGTCTGGTCTCAATTTTATGGCTGATGACATCGATGAGGTCGTTCTTGCTGGTGGTAGCTCAAATATTCCAAGTATTCGAGATTCTCTCATTGATACTCTTGGCAAAACTCCATCTTTCACTCAAGACACTTCTACCGTTATTTCAAAAGGTGGAGTTATTGAAGCTGTACGAACTTGGGGTTCTGAAGATGGAATTGATGATAAAAGTTTTGAAAGTGATGAAGCAATTAAAGATTTTGGAGTTGCAATTCGAGGACATCAATTTTTTGAGTTGATTTCAGAGGGAACAGATTTACCAGTTAGTTTTACAAAAGATTTCCAAACTGAACGAGATGACCAAGAGAATATCAATGTGGAGATTTATAACAGAAATTCAAGAGTTTTTGGAAAAAGTTCAAGAGTTTTTGACAAGGGAGTTGATTTTATCGACACAATTCAATTTAGCGGAATTCCAAAAGCAAAAGCTGGAGAATTGACAATTAGAGTTGAGTTTGAGCTTGGTCGAGATGACACACTTCTTGTTTCTGCTGAAGTTTTTCACCGAGATGGCACAAAAGTTGATAGCCGAGATATTTCAATCAAAGGAAATTCAGATGTATAA
- a CDS encoding molecular chaperone (PFAM: Hsp70 protein; von Willebrand factor type A domain), giving the protein MIKVGIDLGTTNSVATIFDRGNFEQIKFGRLESLSSVLYYESGKVRIGDSAKKRSLTNPENYISSSKTFMGDMKKSWKIEDRTFSPTDVATEILSEIKKGIKKHTGNDEVEAVITVPAYFKSSQIDETKRAGENAGFKVKQIITEPVAAAIAYGFESGANEKLFIVDIGGGTFDTSILQVSAGKFQTLALDGDNRLGGDDFDNHIIEAVFKHIRKDHGTDLSSLKKSGLPQDEYRKARQTILKYAEETKIALSDAENSEIEIPNLFGGYSLSMNLTRAEFEKIAKNTLRKIENTIENTLSNGGFSINDIDKVVLVGGSSRIPAVQKFVTNFFGKQPFSDKPLDKLVAMGASLTANSGDSIQIIDIISHSLGIEMVNDEFSAILKKNQQYPISFTKRYTTVSNYQPEIQIEIFEGEDSDVNMNDYYGGFSLSNIEKAPAGVPQIDVTFEFDENRILHVTAQDVRTGSSRKEAVDIEKGAVKRVKKTYEKSFDIVLTVDISGSMCGTPIQQAKNACQLLVSDMIDLNTHNVGVVEFGSSASVVSNLSNSQSDLQYRISNIECRGSTNMASGIEQARQVLSGARNEKLAIIVTDGYPDWQDSAMSEGNYMKSDTTLITIGIGDGVDEIFLRNLATSSAHYYSGSDFSQLSSIFQKITSSLQSF; this is encoded by the coding sequence ATGATAAAAGTAGGTATTGATTTAGGAACAACAAACAGTGTGGCAACAATTTTCGATAGAGGAAATTTTGAGCAAATCAAATTTGGTAGATTGGAAAGTTTGTCATCTGTTTTGTATTACGAAAGTGGAAAAGTTAGAATTGGTGATTCTGCAAAAAAACGATCTTTAACAAATCCAGAAAATTATATCAGTTCGTCCAAGACATTTATGGGCGACATGAAAAAAAGTTGGAAAATTGAAGATAGAACTTTTTCACCAACTGATGTGGCAACAGAAATTTTGAGTGAAATCAAAAAAGGAATTAAAAAACATACTGGTAACGATGAGGTCGAAGCAGTTATTACTGTTCCTGCTTATTTTAAATCTTCACAAATTGATGAGACAAAACGAGCAGGTGAAAATGCTGGTTTTAAAGTCAAGCAAATTATTACCGAACCAGTTGCAGCAGCAATTGCTTACGGTTTTGAGAGTGGAGCAAACGAAAAGCTATTTATTGTAGATATTGGTGGAGGAACTTTTGATACTTCAATTCTACAAGTTTCAGCAGGAAAATTCCAAACTCTGGCACTTGACGGAGACAATCGACTCGGTGGTGATGATTTTGACAATCACATTATCGAAGCAGTTTTTAAACATATCCGAAAAGATCACGGAACAGATTTATCTTCATTGAAAAAATCGGGACTTCCACAGGATGAATATAGAAAAGCTCGGCAAACAATTCTGAAATATGCTGAAGAGACAAAAATTGCACTTTCTGATGCTGAAAACAGTGAGATTGAAATCCCAAATCTTTTTGGTGGTTATTCCCTCTCTATGAATTTGACTCGTGCTGAATTTGAAAAAATCGCAAAAAATACACTCCGAAAAATTGAAAACACAATTGAAAATACTCTTTCAAACGGAGGTTTTTCTATAAATGATATTGATAAAGTTGTTCTTGTTGGTGGTAGCTCACGAATTCCTGCCGTTCAAAAATTTGTTACAAACTTTTTTGGGAAACAACCTTTTTCGGATAAACCACTTGACAAACTTGTAGCAATGGGTGCTTCTCTTACTGCAAACTCTGGAGACAGCATTCAAATTATCGACATCATTTCTCACTCACTCGGTATTGAAATGGTGAATGATGAATTTTCAGCAATTTTGAAAAAAAATCAGCAATACCCAATCTCATTTACAAAAAGATACACAACTGTCTCAAATTACCAACCAGAAATTCAGATTGAGATTTTCGAGGGTGAAGATTCTGATGTAAATATGAATGATTATTACGGAGGTTTCTCTCTCTCAAATATTGAAAAAGCACCTGCTGGAGTTCCACAAATCGATGTTACTTTTGAGTTTGACGAAAACAGAATTTTACATGTTACGGCACAAGATGTGAGAACTGGAAGTAGCAGAAAAGAGGCTGTTGATATTGAAAAAGGTGCAGTGAAACGAGTTAAAAAAACATACGAAAAATCTTTTGACATTGTTTTAACTGTTGATATTTCTGGAAGCATGTGTGGGACTCCAATACAACAAGCAAAAAATGCTTGTCAGCTTCTTGTTTCTGACATGATTGATTTGAATACTCACAATGTTGGTGTTGTTGAATTTGGTAGCTCTGCTTCAGTTGTTTCAAATCTCTCAAATTCTCAAAGTGATTTGCAATACAGAATCTCAAATATTGAATGTCGAGGCTCGACAAATATGGCTAGTGGAATTGAACAGGCAAGACAGGTTCTTTCTGGAGCAAGAAATGAAAAACTAGCAATTATTGTTACTGATGGCTATCCAGATTGGCAAGATAGTGCAATGAGTGAAGGGAATTATATGAAATCTGACACAACTCTAATCACGATTGGAATTGGTGATGGAGTTGATGAAATCTTTTTGAGAAATCTTGCAACCTCATCGGCACACTACTATTCAGGTTCGGACTTTAGTCAATTGTCATCAATTTTCCAAAAAATCACAAGCTCACTACAAAGTTTTTAA
- a CDS encoding Flagellar biosynthesis protein FliH (PFAM: Flagellar assembly protein FliH) → MGVVLENHKEKHEIVQFSFVDLDESKGGTDFQPFLKTQIRQPEKKESEDFQAGLPTKNEPVKQKQSSENESVRKRDELIETLIQKSEILTNEIASLRGKLDNQEQLFQAELKSIKHDSYQRGVHDGILQAERNNENKYHQNLERLGNSMKKLETISTQFESLSENFEKELVHTSIAIAKEVLTGEISFNSGQVAINLSKSLIKSLNEATEITIHANSGDIDDLKTSLSKMENVKIILDSAISRGGVILSSDVGTVEGNIMDRFKVVKESILSKVD, encoded by the coding sequence ATGGGCGTCGTTTTAGAAAACCACAAAGAGAAACACGAAATTGTCCAATTTTCATTTGTAGATTTAGATGAATCAAAAGGCGGAACAGATTTTCAGCCATTTTTAAAAACTCAAATTAGACAACCAGAAAAAAAAGAGAGTGAAGATTTTCAAGCTGGACTTCCAACAAAAAATGAACCAGTAAAACAGAAGCAAAGCTCTGAAAATGAATCTGTTAGAAAACGAGATGAACTAATTGAGACTCTAATTCAAAAAAGCGAAATTCTAACAAATGAAATTGCTAGTTTAAGAGGCAAACTTGATAATCAAGAACAGCTTTTTCAAGCAGAATTAAAAAGTATCAAGCACGATTCTTACCAAAGAGGTGTTCATGATGGAATTTTACAAGCTGAAAGAAATAATGAAAATAAGTATCATCAAAATTTAGAACGGCTTGGGAATTCAATGAAAAAATTGGAAACAATTTCAACTCAATTTGAGAGTCTTTCAGAGAATTTTGAAAAAGAGCTTGTTCATACATCAATTGCAATTGCAAAAGAGGTTTTAACTGGTGAAATTAGTTTTAATAGCGGTCAAGTTGCGATAAATCTCTCAAAATCTCTTATCAAAAGTTTAAATGAAGCGACAGAAATTACAATTCATGCAAATAGTGGAGATATTGATGATTTAAAAACTTCACTATCAAAAATGGAGAATGTTAAAATTATTTTAGATAGTGCAATTTCTCGAGGCGGAGTAATTCTCTCTTCAGATGTCGGAACAGTTGAGGGAAATATTATGGATAGATTTAAAGTTGTAAAAGAGTCGATTCTCTCAAAAGTCGATTAG
- a CDS encoding Ubiquinol - cytochrome c reductase (PFAM: Rieske [2Fe-2S] domain~TIGRFAM: ubiquinol-cytochrome c reductase, iron-sulfur subunit; Tat (twin-arginine translocation) pathway signal sequence) encodes MANQSRRAFMGKVLGATAGVGAVASLYAMKRTWDPLPSVISAGFTTVDLSPLEAGKLSIIKWRGKPVFLLKHTPDIQTDTARDIVIGEDRYTVVIGLCTHLGCIPEWKEGEKIFHCACHGGQYDPHARQTFGPPPRPLDIPPFSLNGTSLTLGDEGEEYKKMMTMA; translated from the coding sequence ATGGCTAACCAAAGCAGAAGAGCTTTTATGGGTAAGGTTCTTGGTGCAACGGCTGGTGTTGGTGCGGTTGCATCTCTCTATGCCATGAAACGAACTTGGGATCCACTTCCTAGTGTTATTAGTGCAGGTTTCACAACTGTTGATTTATCTCCTCTTGAGGCCGGAAAACTTTCTATTATTAAATGGAGAGGAAAACCAGTTTTCTTGTTAAAACATACTCCAGATATTCAGACTGATACAGCAAGAGATATTGTAATCGGTGAAGATAGATACACTGTTGTTATCGGTCTTTGTACTCACCTTGGTTGTATTCCTGAATGGAAAGAGGGTGAAAAGATTTTCCACTGTGCTTGTCATGGAGGTCAATATGATCCACATGCACGACAAACTTTTGGACCTCCACCGAGACCACTTGATATTCCTCCGTTCTCTTTAAATGGAACTTCTCTTACTCTTGGCGATGAAGGCGAAGAGTATAAAAAAATGATGACAATGGCTTAA
- a CDS encoding Ubiquinol - cytochrome c reductase (b subunit of the bc complex) (PFAM: Cytochrome b(N-terminal)/b6/petB; Cytochrome b(C-terminal)/b6/petD), with product MAHFTKANSVGEWLDQRLNTTMLTKVMMTEYWIPKDINFLWAMGMILAFTFKILLISGIFLLMYYKPDVNMAFDSVNYTIMQEVGYGWLFRHIHAVGASVVFLVIYIHMFTGIYYGSYKKGREMIWLSGMLLLVLFSAEAFSGYMLPWGQMSYWAAYVITNIFGGIPFIGDELVVWIRGNFYVADATLTRFFMLHVLLVPLAILGGIAFHFYTLRIPHVNNQKGEELDFEKEAEIYKEGHKKRSKIIPFWPVFMAKDVFVLSVFLFFFFYLVFYNYSFAMDPVNFDPANGLKTPAHIYPEWYFLWSYEVLRGFFFDIGPFKAADIGLAAFGFAQIILALIPWLDRSPTVAPASQRPYFKVWFWVMIIIMIILTIYGKLPPTGTNAWIGFYSSIAFILLFLLLPVVTIMERKKTAGGNK from the coding sequence ATGGCACATTTTACAAAAGCAAATAGTGTTGGAGAGTGGTTAGACCAAAGACTAAACACAACAATGCTCACAAAAGTCATGATGACTGAGTATTGGATTCCAAAAGATATTAACTTCCTCTGGGCAATGGGAATGATCCTTGCCTTTACTTTCAAAATCCTCTTAATTTCTGGTATTTTCTTACTTATGTATTACAAGCCAGATGTTAATATGGCATTTGACTCTGTAAATTACACAATTATGCAAGAAGTTGGCTACGGTTGGCTATTCCGACATATTCATGCCGTTGGTGCTTCTGTTGTATTCCTTGTAATCTATATTCATATGTTTACTGGTATTTACTACGGTTCATACAAAAAAGGTAGAGAGATGATCTGGTTAAGTGGTATGCTACTTCTAGTTCTTTTCTCTGCTGAAGCATTCTCTGGATATATGCTACCTTGGGGACAAATGAGTTACTGGGCTGCTTATGTAATTACAAACATTTTTGGTGGAATCCCATTTATTGGTGATGAGCTTGTTGTTTGGATTCGAGGTAACTTTTATGTAGCTGATGCAACTCTTACAAGATTCTTTATGCTTCATGTTCTTCTAGTTCCACTTGCAATTCTTGGTGGTATCGCATTCCACTTCTATACTTTAAGAATTCCGCATGTTAATAACCAAAAAGGTGAAGAGCTAGACTTTGAAAAAGAGGCTGAAATCTATAAAGAGGGACACAAAAAAAGAAGTAAAATCATTCCTTTCTGGCCTGTATTTATGGCAAAAGATGTTTTCGTTCTTTCTGTTTTCCTATTCTTCTTCTTCTACTTAGTTTTCTATAACTATAGTTTTGCAATGGATCCAGTGAATTTTGACCCAGCAAACGGTTTAAAAACTCCTGCACACATCTATCCAGAATGGTATTTCCTTTGGAGTTACGAAGTTCTTAGAGGATTCTTCTTCGATATTGGTCCTTTCAAAGCTGCGGATATTGGTCTTGCTGCATTTGGATTTGCTCAAATTATTCTTGCTCTTATTCCTTGGTTAGATAGAAGCCCAACAGTTGCACCTGCAAGTCAAAGACCTTATTTTAAAGTTTGGTTCTGGGTTATGATTATAATCATGATTATTCTTACAATTTATGGAAAACTTCCTCCAACAGGAACAAATGCATGGATCGGGTTCTACTCAAGTATCGCATTTATTCTACTTTTCCTACTTTTACCAGTGGTAACAATTATGGAGAGAAAGAAAACAGCAGGAGGTAACAAATAA
- a CDS encoding Ubiquinol - cytochrome c reductase (c subunit of the bc complex) (PFAM: Cytochrome c; Cytochrome C1 family): MKELKIFGVIVFFTLFTYWGVEPYAHSIFHPHVEPADFEFTDLPKVEATGDVANGKAQVEMNCVACHGIESEGINAPLDNQTANMSYGVVPPDLSLAGKIYNANFLANFIKNPEVATKTAHKFSEAGKVHPMPGYAWMSDSDIASIVAYLQDVANRKVEKDGLTDKEVFENACGRCHNMKYAKIEATSDVSNYMGSTPPDLSVMIISRGHHYLETFINDPQKHLHGTAMPRVGLTEEAQAQVIAYMEATGDSKKEEREALAPLVLGFLAIMAVLSYFWKKEVWDEVK; the protein is encoded by the coding sequence ATGAAAGAATTAAAAATCTTTGGTGTAATTGTTTTCTTTACACTTTTTACATATTGGGGAGTTGAGCCGTATGCACACTCAATTTTCCACCCACATGTTGAACCTGCTGATTTTGAATTCACAGACCTACCAAAAGTAGAGGCTACTGGCGATGTTGCAAACGGTAAAGCTCAAGTTGAGATGAACTGTGTTGCTTGTCATGGAATCGAATCTGAAGGTATCAATGCTCCACTTGACAATCAAACTGCTAACATGAGTTACGGTGTTGTTCCTCCAGATTTATCTCTTGCAGGGAAAATCTACAATGCAAATTTCCTAGCTAATTTCATCAAAAATCCTGAAGTTGCTACAAAAACTGCACACAAATTTTCTGAAGCTGGAAAAGTTCACCCAATGCCTGGTTATGCTTGGATGTCTGATTCTGATATAGCTTCTATTGTTGCTTACCTTCAAGATGTTGCTAACAGAAAAGTTGAAAAAGATGGTTTAACTGATAAAGAAGTTTTTGAAAATGCTTGTGGTCGATGCCATAACATGAAATATGCGAAAATTGAAGCGACAAGTGATGTTTCAAACTATATGGGTTCAACTCCTCCAGATTTATCAGTAATGATTATTTCACGAGGACACCATTATCTTGAAACTTTCATTAATGATCCTCAAAAACACCTTCACGGAACAGCAATGCCACGAGTTGGTTTAACTGAAGAGGCTCAGGCTCAAGTTATTGCTTACATGGAAGCTACTGGAGATTCTAAGAAAGAAGAGAGAGAAGCACTTGCTCCTTTAGTTCTTGGTTTCTTAGCAATCATGGCAGTTCTTTCATACTTCTGGAAAAAAGAAGTTTGGGACGAAGTTAAGTAA
- a CDS encoding hypothetical protein (PFAM: Formylglycine-generating sulfatase enzyme): protein MKKLLFLIFPIFVFAEDFKSLTSKTISEITAQKIDNESLRENEAKELLEHINLQLEEERSKFKSKTLRLSIDASYLDRTLKEKKEEISGIKTLLKSKEAKLEQIQKDLQNEKKHISELENLVKKETSFNSNISTRGYLFAFVEDRRSVSRDQFIERAVGEINREAINQLNGIFVESIKRFDKKLYQRIRTTSSGTAISDSSETTNKIFFSKDRHSSVLIYGTVVDVYPFDEKNSAVSKHGHSDFGVKYVTLIQNQRDIERVFSEIQKEYPKFAIDFSIQNRVEQALKSIEEHNNKSRDVVLEIEKNSLQFKEKISKRVSKRKELLAILQNTEKLLNDEVEELKVDLLLLNREKRNLEDKFFLLQSELIELKRSIKFTRAEMYDRKHSNAVRETKEIAKELFLDIDKSLQKTSKSIETVFNGEAILKDIVNEVEYDKFYVDAKVVPYFVSGTDRTGALVSLSIEFRDRNLPKRKELQKYRFVKIEKGEFMFGSNSGESDERPARNWKIENDFFIGKYEITVGEYLEFAKATKSHFPEWFGNENRFSEVCFDDNCPVVGISWNDAVAYAEWLSKESGEKYRLPTEVEWEYVAKSGLSFDQISQTGKIDDYAWFFENSGGGIHTVGQKEQNPFGVYDIAGNVWEFTSDSYNRNYLTKRASSYKSMRGGDWKTKRFYLRPSNRAKYHQNSKSSSIGFRVLREI from the coding sequence ATGAAAAAATTACTCTTTCTGATATTTCCGATTTTTGTTTTTGCTGAAGATTTTAAATCTCTAACATCAAAGACAATTTCCGAAATCACCGCTCAAAAAATCGACAATGAGTCGTTACGAGAAAATGAGGCAAAAGAGCTTTTGGAACACATAAATTTGCAACTTGAAGAAGAACGGAGCAAATTTAAAAGCAAAACTTTACGACTCTCAATTGATGCTTCATATTTGGACAGAACTTTAAAAGAGAAAAAAGAGGAGATTTCAGGGATAAAAACTCTTTTAAAAAGCAAGGAAGCAAAATTAGAACAGATTCAAAAAGATTTGCAAAATGAGAAAAAACATATCTCAGAATTGGAAAATTTGGTAAAAAAAGAGACTTCATTTAATTCAAATATTTCAACTCGGGGTTATCTTTTTGCATTTGTGGAGGATCGTCGCTCGGTGAGTCGAGACCAATTTATTGAAAGAGCTGTTGGCGAAATAAATCGGGAAGCGATAAATCAGTTGAACGGGATTTTTGTTGAAAGCATCAAGCGATTTGACAAAAAATTGTATCAAAGAATTCGGACAACCTCATCGGGAACTGCGATTTCTGATAGCTCGGAGACGACAAACAAAATTTTCTTTTCAAAAGATAGACACTCTTCAGTTTTGATTTACGGAACAGTTGTTGATGTTTATCCGTTTGATGAAAAAAATAGTGCGGTTTCCAAACATGGGCATTCCGATTTTGGTGTGAAATATGTAACTTTGATACAAAACCAGCGGGATATTGAGCGGGTCTTTTCTGAAATCCAAAAAGAGTATCCAAAATTTGCGATTGATTTTTCAATTCAGAATCGTGTTGAACAGGCTTTAAAATCAATCGAGGAACACAATAATAAAAGTCGAGATGTTGTTTTGGAAATTGAGAAAAACAGTCTCCAATTCAAAGAAAAAATATCTAAGCGAGTCTCAAAACGAAAAGAACTTTTAGCAATTTTACAAAATACTGAAAAACTACTTAACGATGAGGTCGAAGAATTGAAAGTTGATTTGCTCCTTTTAAATCGTGAAAAGCGAAATTTGGAAGACAAGTTTTTTCTATTGCAAAGTGAATTGATTGAGTTGAAACGAAGCATCAAATTTACTCGTGCGGAAATGTATGACCGAAAACACTCAAATGCTGTTCGTGAAACCAAGGAAATTGCTAAAGAACTTTTTCTTGATATTGACAAATCGCTACAAAAAACATCAAAAAGTATCGAGACCGTTTTTAACGGTGAAGCAATTTTAAAAGATATTGTGAATGAAGTCGAATATGACAAATTTTATGTTGATGCAAAAGTTGTGCCTTATTTTGTTTCAGGAACAGACCGAACTGGTGCTTTGGTTTCACTCTCAATTGAGTTTCGAGATCGTAATTTACCAAAGCGAAAAGAGTTGCAAAAATATCGTTTTGTGAAAATTGAGAAAGGCGAATTTATGTTTGGTTCAAATTCTGGCGAAAGTGATGAACGACCCGCACGAAATTGGAAAATTGAAAATGATTTTTTCATCGGAAAATATGAAATTACTGTTGGAGAATATTTAGAATTTGCAAAAGCAACAAAATCACATTTTCCCGAATGGTTTGGAAATGAAAACAGATTTTCTGAAGTCTGTTTTGACGATAATTGTCCAGTTGTCGGAATTTCGTGGAATGATGCAGTTGCTTATGCGGAATGGCTTTCAAAAGAGAGTGGTGAAAAATATCGTTTGCCAACTGAAGTCGAGTGGGAATATGTCGCAAAAAGTGGATTAAGTTTTGACCAAATTTCGCAAACTGGAAAAATTGATGACTATGCTTGGTTCTTTGAAAATAGTGGTGGTGGAATTCATACAGTTGGACAAAAAGAGCAAAATCCATTTGGTGTTTATGATATTGCGGGAAATGTTTGGGAATTTACAAGTGATAGTTACAATCGAAACTATTTGACAAAACGAGCAAGTTCTTATAAAAGTATGCGGGGCGGAGATTGGAAAACAAAAAGATTTTATTTGCGACCGTCAAATCGTGCAAAATATCACCAAAATAGTAAAAGTTCTTCAATTGGATTTAGGGTTTTGAGAGAGATTTAA
- a CDS encoding ribosomal subunit interface protein (PFAM: Sigma 54 modulation protein / S30EA ribosomal protein~TIGRFAM: ribosomal subunit interface protein) → MNLSIVGRHVDLSDSIKETVESGVAILQKFELNIISIRVILSDGDKKSFSAEFAINIAQKNSIVVKSTGKDLYSAIDSAIKKAEKTLRREHDKIKDHRKDSISESTFKLISEKEEDEVVEDAIIPQEPQIDKPMEIAQALEHLKDSKDKFFVFYDFDERLRTIYKIEENKYGLY, encoded by the coding sequence TTGAATTTGAGTATTGTTGGACGGCATGTCGATTTAAGTGATTCAATCAAGGAAACTGTTGAATCTGGGGTTGCAATTCTCCAAAAATTTGAGTTAAACATCATCTCGATTAGAGTGATTTTATCGGACGGCGATAAAAAAAGTTTTTCTGCTGAATTTGCAATTAACATTGCACAAAAAAATTCCATTGTTGTTAAAAGCACTGGAAAAGATTTATATTCGGCTATCGATTCGGCTATTAAAAAAGCGGAAAAGACTTTGAGACGAGAGCATGACAAGATCAAAGATCATCGCAAAGATTCCATTTCTGAATCTACTTTTAAGCTGATCAGCGAAAAAGAGGAAGATGAGGTTGTTGAAGATGCAATTATTCCGCAAGAACCACAAATTGACAAACCAATGGAAATCGCTCAAGCTCTTGAACATCTAAAAGATAGCAAAGATAAATTCTTTGTTTTCTATGACTTTGATGAAAGATTGCGAACAATCTATAAAATTGAAGAGAATAAATACGGTCTCTATTAA
- a CDS encoding ribosomal protein S21 (PFAM: Ribosomal protein S21~TIGRFAM: ribosomal protein S21) has protein sequence MPGITLRQDDNFDIAYRRFKKQVDRNLIVTEARARRFYETATEKRKKQKISARKKILKRLYMMRRYESRL, from the coding sequence TTGCCTGGAATCACTCTTCGACAAGATGACAACTTCGATATTGCATATAGAAGATTCAAAAAACAAGTTGATAGAAATCTAATCGTTACAGAAGCTAGAGCTAGACGGTTCTACGAAACAGCTACTGAAAAACGAAAGAAACAAAAGATTTCTGCTCGAAAGAAAATTTTGAAAAGACTTTATATGATGAGAAGATACGAGTCAAGACTGTAA